AAATAGAATCATATATTTCCGGAGAAGACAAAACAATTTCTGGAATAATATTATCTTCAATAAATGTTAGAAAAAATAGAATAAAAAACAAAAATCAATTAGTGATAAACTGTTTTGGTGGTGTAAGAGAAGTTTCGCTCTCTGCTGATGGAAATTTGTATATGTGTCATCGTGCAACAGGAAATGAAAAATATTATATAGGTAATATATTTAAAAATACACATAATGAAATAATAAAATCAGCATATAAACTGTTCAATAAAATAATGGTAGGTATTGAAAGTGAAAAATGCAATAAATGCTGGGCAAGAAATTTGTGTGGAGGCGGTTGCCATTTAAAAAATGATCTTCAAAAAACTTATCCAGAAGAAATTCAAAATTATTTTTGTGATCTTATAAAATTGGAATATGAATGGGCAATGGTATTGTTATCTAAGGAAATAATCAATAAAGTTACTGTTTGAAGCAACTTTATTGTAATAATCATGATGAGGGGGTATGTAGATGGCATTTAAAATCATAAGTTTGAATGAACCAGGTGTTTTATCTGATTCATCTGAATTAACACCATGCGAAAGTGATCCAGGGGCTGGAGATGGTGGAATGCTTTGTTTATTTACATGTGCTCCAGGTAGTTGGGATAGAGTTGAAGAAACAGAAAATCCTGGTGGAGATATATACGTCCCAGTAAGCGGGGATTGCTAAAAATAGTCTTTGAAATTAAACTCAATCTACACACCTGCATTTATTGATGTAGGTGTGTCAAATATTGAAAAAGGAAAAGATATTTTTATGATAAAAAAGATTATATTATTATTAATTTTTATTTTTTCTATAACTGTAAGTTTTTGCATTGAACTAGATGAAAAAAAAGTGAATTCGGCATATAAATATGCCAGCAAAAATTATGCGAAATTCAATACTAAAAATCTGGAATTGTACTTTGAGAAAAACGCTAATTTTGCTCCTTATATTATTGAAATCGCATCATATTACCAGAAAGAAATAGAAAATTTAATAAGAACTTTTAAATCAACAATGACTAATAAAAAAATTCAAGTAATTTTATTTGAAACAAGAAAAGAAGTAATAGGTTTATCTGATTATCAGACTGGTGGATTCTGGAATAATAAGGTAATTTTTGCAATGCCGGTTAATCTAAAACATGAAATAGTACATGCTATTGATTCGTATATTTTTAAAGGAGAAATTTCCTTTTTTAAAGAAGGTCTTGCAAATTGGTTCAAATATATTAATGATGATCTTGATTTGGGTTCAAAATATCACTTTTATGCTAAATATATGATTAAATATTCTTTAGAATATAGAAATCTGAATTATGATGAGTTATATAAAAAAATATTTTTAAATTGGAAAAATGGATATACATTTGGAGCATCATTTATAGGTTTTTTTATTAAAAATTATGGAATAGATAGATTTAAAGAATTTTATATAAACATACAAAAATGGAATAAAAAACAATTAAAAGATAATATAATGCCATATATGATTAGATGGATACAATGGCTAGAATCTGAAAATAATAATTTTAATTACATAGAGGATTTTTTTACATATTATAACGAAAAAAATAATACAAATGTAAATTTAAAAAAATTTATAAAAATAAAAAATATATATTGGAATAATTTTTATATTGTTTCAAATAATAAAATGGTATTAAATAAAAATATAAATGGGAACATATATTCATATACGACAATATATAATTTGAAGGAGAAAAAATTAAAATTATTTAAAGGGAATTTTATGACAATTTCGAAAAATTATTTATTAACAGCAAATGGGATGGTAAGTTTAAATTTATATAATTTACAAAAAAAATCAGAATTGTTTAAATTTGATAATAAACTGAGGAATATAAATATTGGTTTTATTTCTGAAAGTAGAAATAAATTGCTATTAACATCGGGAAAAGAAATAAAAGAATATAGTCTTGAAAGCGGGAAATATATAAAAACTATAAATTATGACAAATACATATCTACAATAAATGAAACAGATGGAAAAATAATACTAGGAACAACAGATGGAAATATAATACTAGAAAATAAAATCGCAAAAATATCCAATGATCCTATAAGAAAAATATTGGGAACAAATAATTATATAATAATCTTATCAGGAATTGATAAAGTAAGCATACTAAACAAAAAAACATTAAAAGTAATAAAGAATTTTAGTGACAATGAATATATATATGACATATCAACAAACAAAAAAATACATGCATTATATATATTATATGGGAAAGGAAAACTTCGAAAAATAAATTTAAAAGATTTCAAAATCGAATATGAAAAAGATGCAGGATTTAATCCTGCAAAAAATAAA
The genomic region above belongs to Marinitoga hydrogenitolerans DSM 16785 and contains:
- a CDS encoding radical SAM/SPASM domain-containing protein, translated to MERAKKIVEYIEKNFDQKPAYNITTNGTLLNEEIARFMKKYDFKVMISIDGDEREHNLLRPLKNKEDSFKKTIEGIKLLEKYEIPYITRMTVTKFNQDFDNFWIKYNFKNIVRAFVAPEDYTLLPDLREYNKKIESYISGEDKTISGIILSSINVRKNRIKNKNQLVINCFGGVREVSLSADGNLYMCHRATGNEKYYIGNIFKNTHNEIIKSAYKLFNKIMVGIESEKCNKCWARNLCGGGCHLKNDLQKTYPEEIQNYFCDLIKLEYEWAMVLLSKEIINKVTV
- a CDS encoding WD40 repeat domain-containing protein, yielding MSNIEKGKDIFMIKKIILLLIFIFSITVSFCIELDEKKVNSAYKYASKNYAKFNTKNLELYFEKNANFAPYIIEIASYYQKEIENLIRTFKSTMTNKKIQVILFETRKEVIGLSDYQTGGFWNNKVIFAMPVNLKHEIVHAIDSYIFKGEISFFKEGLANWFKYINDDLDLGSKYHFYAKYMIKYSLEYRNLNYDELYKKIFLNWKNGYTFGASFIGFFIKNYGIDRFKEFYINIQKWNKKQLKDNIMPYMIRWIQWLESENNNFNYIEDFFTYYNEKNNTNVNLKKFIKIKNIYWNNFYIVSNNKMVLNKNINGNIYSYTTIYNLKEKKLKLFKGNFMTISKNYLLTANGMVSLNLYNLQKKSELFKFDNKLRNINIGFISESRNKLLLTSGKEIKEYSLESGKYIKTINYDKYISTINETDGKIILGTTDGNIILENKIAKISNDPIRKILGTNNYIIILSGIDKVSILNKKTLKVIKNFSDNEYIYDISTNKKIHALYILYGKGKLRKINLKDFKIEYEKDAGFNPAKNKVILTDKYFIKSDEDYINFYLLEDNAKIQEKNIVYKHMKLEKYKNYDENIKYYDIQNGYEIIENEYAELTIKKEGQIIFKKELDDYLSKIKIIKDKLFISCENGIIELYNLKTGKILYKDKKIQKTAEFDGEYIYYGNRKYEIVKYDYKNKKEVMKFKGHFGLIQEINLSYDNKYIISYYGLSGSINSKPGNRILIHDWQKDSYIKSITILNPIKKVIPIKDTYKILVEDIKSNIFIYNIFTGDLENIIMHPFKEVKAIDINKDELVITDGNRVIIYKLKEGKIIKSFIIEHIINNIKYIEENKIVITSDNMIFK